A stretch of the Panicum virgatum strain AP13 chromosome 9N, P.virgatum_v5, whole genome shotgun sequence genome encodes the following:
- the LOC120688756 gene encoding hsp70-Hsp90 organizing protein-like, with translation MRVDRYDAELFANRSLCWFRRGDGRRALRDAVKCKILRPKWAKAYFRYGQALMLMKDYEKACDTIAEGLELDPLNDELDKLYWEAMELKNVGSERLRESTRLHA, from the exons ATGAGGGTGGATCGTTATGATGCTGAATTGTTCGCAAACAGGAGTCTTTGCTGGTTCCGCAGAGGTGATGGGAGAAGGGCTTTGCGAGATGCAGTTAAATGCAAGATACTGCGGCCAAAGTGGGCAAAGGCCTACTTCCGATACGGACAAGCTCTGATGCTCATGAAG GACTATGAAAAAGCATGTGACACAATCGCTGAAGGTTTAGAGCTGGACCCTCTGAACGATGAGCTCGATAAGCTATACTG GGAGGCAATGGAACTGAAGAATGTCGGCAGTGAGCGGCTTAGAGAAAGCACAC GTTTACATGCTTGA
- the LOC120688757 gene encoding putative wall-associated receptor kinase-like 16, translating to MGLSNCRDWHSTSGPFLYTQIPGLPEALPGNRLTTDRGCGYYLGLSHPDLMHPYHELYLLGPMDINECKLPPEVNGCFGDCSNTEGRFVCRCPPRTNGDHTQKGGCAPAALTAIYLHTLSGFSAGIGLGSGAGLILLLLAAIFVTKKIRHRRIRKLKQKFFSQNRGQLLHQLVSQRADIAERMIITLDELEKATNNFDKSREIGGGGHGTVYKGILSDLQVVAIKKSKITVQKEIDEFINEVAILSQINHRNIVKLLGCCLETEVPLLVYEFISNGTLFYHLHVEGPTSITWDSRLRIATETAKALAYLHWSVSIPVIHRDIKSSNILLDDAMTSKVSDFGASRYAPVDSTGLTTKVQGTIGYLDPSYFYTGRLTERSDVFSFGVILVELLTRKKPFSYLTSDGEGLVAHFVSLLREGNISQILDPQIIEEGGKEVQEVSVLAASCINLRAEDRPTMREVEHALEGLQVSKKKGSMVMSFKKGYMVRDEFEDDDGVAMN from the exons ATGGGTTTATCTAATTGTCGGGACTGgcattccacttctggtccattcctGTATACGCAGATcccgggcctgcctgaggctctcccgGGCAACCGCCTCACcactgaccgcggctgcggctatTACCTCGGCTTGAGCCACCCGGATTTGATGCATCCTTACCACGAGCTCTACTTGCTCGGCCCGATGG ATATCAACGAGTGCAAGCTGCCGCCGGAGGTCAATGGCTGCTTCGGCGACTGCTCCAACACGGAGGGACGGTTCGTCTGCCGGTGCCCGCCACGAACCAATGGCGACCACACTCAGAAAGGTGGCTGCGCCCCGGCTGCTTTGACAG CAATATACCTTCACACACTTTCAGGTTTCAGCGCTGGTATAGGTCTTGGTAGCGGGGCAGGCCTTATACTTTTGCTTCTTGCTGCAATATTTGTTACCAAAAAGATCAGACATAGGAGGATTAGAAAGTTGAAACAAAAATTCTTCAGCCAAAATCGTGGGCAGTTGTTGCATCAGTTAGTATCACAAAGGGCCGACATTGCTGAAAGGATGATCATCACGCTGGATGAGCTCGAAAAGGCAACAAACAACTTTGACAAATCTCGTGAGATTGGTGGTGGAGGGCATGGCACCGTGTACAAGGGGATTCTATCGGACCTACAAGTAGTAGCCATCAAAAAGTCAAAAATAACTGTCCAGAAAGAAATCGACGAGTTCATAAACGAGGTAGCAATCCTCTCCCAGATAAACCATAGGAACATAGTGAAACTTTTAGGGTGTTGCTTGGAAACTGAGGTCCCATTATTGGTTTATGAGTTCATTTCCAACGGAACTCTTTTTTACCATCTTCATGTCGAAGGGCCAACTTCTATAACATGGGACAGTAGATTGAGGATTGCCACTGAAACCGCAAAAGCTCTTGCATATCTTCACTGGTCAGTTTCAATCCCTGTAATACATAGAGATATCAAGTCTAGCAACATACTTCTTGATGATGCTATGACATCAAAGGTTTCAGACTTTGGAGCTTCAAGGTACGCTCCGGTGGATTCCACAGGGTTAACCACAAAGGTGCAAGGAACTATTGGATATCTGGACCCTTCGTACTTCTACACGGGCCGTCTTACTGAAAGAAGCGATGTCTTTAGCTTCGGTGTCATTCTTGTGGAGTTGCTCACCAGGAAGAAACCATTTTCATATTTGACCTCCGATGGTGAAGGCCTTGTTGCACATTTTGTGAGCCTTCTTAGAGAGGGGAATATTTCCCAAATATTGGATCCACAAATTATAGAGGAAGGTGGCAAAGAAGTCCAAGAAGTTTCCGTACTTGCAGCATCATGCATAAATTTAAGAGCTGAGGACCGACCTACAATGCGAGAGGTGGAACATGCACTCGAAGGTCTTCAAGTATCCAAGAAGAAAGGATCTATGGTAATGTCTTTCAAAAAAGGATATATGGTAAGAGATGAATTCGAGGATGATGATGGTGTTGCGATGAATTGA